Within Limanda limanda chromosome 17, fLimLim1.1, whole genome shotgun sequence, the genomic segment aaatgaaacaatgatttttatttggatctgcatcgaATTTCACaagctcataaatatcagttcccaaaacaagtcagtttttttgtcatcaagaaccataaattattctctatCCTGAGACTTAGACCTTTGAAGACCTGCAGCAGAAAGCCAAGTCTGCTAAAAATCATACAGACAGGTCTTGAGCCTGAGTTCACAGAGCTGAAGAAGATACtgaaagtgaaggagagagaaatcTTCTCCTTGAAGGACAGTCTCCACATTCAGCAGGACGAAACTGAGACCATAAGAGTTGGACACCATCAACAAAGAGCTGCAGATGCAGGAGGACATAAAGCTCCTCATTCTAAAAAACACTGAGCTCCAAGTAGGTTTCATCAGAtccttttaatttgaagaatAACTTTTAGTGACACATGTGTCTTTTCAGGAACTCGCCTCAAGGGTCGACAAAGACAAGGGGAAGCTGAAGAAGCAAAAGATcgcagagaaggaggaaggagcaaagaaggagctgaaagagaagaaTGTGCAGGAGAAGGGTGCGAGGAAAGAGTTGCAGAAGcgagagaagatggagagggaTGAAAAGATGGAGAGTGAAaggcaggagaagagaaaaaagtaaCCCTTTTATTTCCCCCAAACCTGACTCATACAGTATGAAGTGTTTCCACAGAGTGAACTGCAGCTGAACCCTTTCATACATCTGAGAAACAGCACCATCCAGTGTTTAAAGACTGATACTACATCAAAATGTACACACTGGAAAACTATCATTTTGTGACACATATTTACCGTGACTGCACTAATGAAACATTTAATTAGAATTACTAAACAAGAAGAGCAGTAAAGTTGTGAACCCCTGCTCCACCATACAGACTCATTGGACATTGGTTGTTAGATAACATAGCAGTATAGTGTCTCCCAGTCTTTTCCGTGGTTTAGGGGACTTACTGCTCCACGGAGAGCCTCCATGTCACAGGTCACCACTTGGACCTGGCGCCGGTATTCGTTGGCCTCTTGCTTGGCTTGGCGCAGGGCTTCTGCGTTTCTAGTGGCTGCGTCTGTCAGGTCAGCAAACTGCATGGGAAGACAAACAGTCAATTGGCCTGTTTCCGTTCCATCTATTTGACTTTGTGTGGCTCTGTGCTACATATCAGAGCGTCCTGACCTTGGATCGGTACCAATCCTCCGTCTCCTGCATGTTTGAGGAGGCCATGGTTTCATACTGGCCCCTGATGTCTCTCAGGGCAGCAGTCAGGTCGGGTTTGGACACATCCAGGTCAACGTGCACCTGCTGGGACATGATCTGCTCCTGTATATCACGAATCTCCTGATGAGGCAAAAGGACATTGGGAAAAAAATGTTGAGACCAAAATAAGAATCAATGTCAGCTCCAGAGAGGTGTAATAATTGGAAATAAGCCAACTGGTGGTAAAGTTGCCTCAAAATTTGTTATCTGTcaccttgtttttttaaattcgtCCTTACCTCGTCATGGATCTTCTTCAGGAAGTTGATCTCATCCTGCAGGGCATCGATCTTCCTCTCTAACTGGACTCGATTCAAAGAAGCCTCGTCCACATCCTTGAAGCAAGCAATGAGAAACATGGAGGAATGAGTGCGGACGGAGGACAAACATGCTGAATATCTAAACTGTTTAGAAGATGACTCCGGGAAAAAGAATTACCTGTCTGAAGGCgttcaagttgttttctgcaTCCTGTCGGAGGCCGATCTCGTCCTGCAGcctgaggaaaaggaaaagctgGAATCAGCAAGAAGCTATTGAATCAAATTTTTTGCATTGGATTTACAGCCTGATAGCTTCcagacacatttattttcaaggggtaaaatgtattaattcatatatatacagtcagtTTTCGGAAAGATAGATAAACATTGAACTGCAATTTTGTTTTGGCTTAAAACGGTCAAACGTACAGTTTTGGAATTTGAATGGGACTTCTCTGTAAAATAACGAGTCAAATTGTGAGGACTGAAACCATATTTCAGGGGTTTTCATCAGTGCTGCTCTCTCTGTGCCTGCAGGAGCCGAGGGGGGCTCAGCTGAAAGGACAGCTCACGCATCACTACACATTCACTCTGATCTCACAGCCAGAGGCCTTTCCCACGGGATGGCgttcacacaaatacacatacacacacacacacacatacacacacacacacacacacacacaggatgcaAATACACCACCCTGCAATCCATCTGAGACATGGGAACATACACGCTCAGACTTGGGGTAACATCTGTACGGCTTCACGCAAAGTCCTCCGAATGGAgtggctggaggagagaggtggtgacctttgaccctctcAGCCACGACCATACCTATACACTCGAGTGGACCAGCAGCTATGTGGTAATCAGAGGGCGGAGAGGAGTTTGAAGTAAATTTTCTACCCTGACTAAATTAAATTGTACATTCGTGCCACGTGTGCACCTTGAGTGAAAACAATTCTGGATTTGCAACTGCAAAAAACACAGGGGACAAGAGAACATCTGCCCGAGTGCGGGCTCCCTTTGTGTAGGGCCGCCATTGTGTTTGCCTCATTCCTCCACACTCGTTCAATAACGAGGGGTTCAGCCTGGAtcaagtttgtaaaaaaaggGATCCAGGATGAAAGCCCGGGCAAAGCACAGCGGTCTACATTCCAACGCGTCAGAGTCCAATCAAATCTGCATATAAATAGATTTGCAATTAGTTTTGGGAGACAAAACTCGCAGCTGAATCTTTTGGTTCATTTAAATCCTGTATTTATGTTAATAGGGAGTTCGGTCATTGTTTGTTGCCTAAACGAAGAGCTTGTGCATAAAATGTATATTCTAACATAAAACCTTTTGCAAGAATTTGTCAgtatttatgatatttatttagATTATACTATTTCCCGTGAAATTTACAGTATCATATCTTTGATTGTCAACTGTATCATTAACTAAACCAAAAGTAGAAGAAAGCAAAATAAGGATGTAAAGATCATTTGTTGCATTATTCCTCTGAGCACTGAACAGTAACAGGGTTGATGTTTCTTCTCTGTTCATCACATCAACATCATCCTCCGCCCACTGGAGCCCCACCCTGCTTCCTCCTACCTCTGCTTCAGTGTTCCCACATCTGCGGCCAGGTTGTCCCTCTCTATCTCCAGCCGAGCTTTGCCGTTAGTGAGACCGTCCACCTGCCGTCGCAGctctctcagctcctcctggtAGATGTCTCCCAGGTGGCTGGGCTCCTTCCCCTTCACCTGGTTCAGCTCTACCACCAGAACCTtgttctgctgctccagctggCGCACCTTCTCGATGAAGCTGGCAAACCGGTCGTTCAGGCCCATCATCTCCAGCTTCTCGTTGGTGCGAGTCTCCTTGAATTGGGCCTTCATCAGGGACTCGGCGGGGAAGTCCAGCCGGTCGGCCGGGCTCCCCAGGAAAAGGGCCGGGTTGGTGGAGCCCAGGGAGATCCTGGACACGGGGGTGTAGTGGGTGAGGTTGCGAGGGGAGCCATGCCAGGAGAAGCGGTTAGAGGAAAGGCTCCCGATTCTTGGGGCTGTGGAGCCCGAGCCCTGAGGCCCATAACGCTTCCTGTACGAGGACTGGATTCTCTGACTCTCCATGATGGGGAATGAATCTCGCCTGGGGCACAGACGGGGCTTTTATAGAGGCGGGTGCACCCCTCAAGTCCCGAGCAGAGAGGGCACAGGGTGGggcagagagaagggagggtgGCAGGCACTGAATGGGACAAAAAGGGAGAGTGAAGGGCTGGTTTACATGACACTCACCAAGCTGTGTGCCAGGGATTGTCTGTGCTCGTCCACTCAACTAAAAACTTCTCGGggctttctccctctctccccctctgctcGCTTCTCCCCGGGCCACTgactcactctccctctctctctctctctctctctctctctctcaatcttaCTTTCACCccctttttgtctctctctctttcgttcTGTTCCAACTGAATGAAAAGGAATTTGTGAGACGGGGTCTGGCCACCAATTCAACCTGACCACACATGCACTctgacaaaaacagaaacagggagagagtTGGATCGGACAAAGGGAGAGAGTTTTTGGGGAGAGTTCTCCACTTTCTAACAAGAGAAAGTATCAGCAGATGGATGGAGACGTATAAATAACACcaaaatattatatatgtttCTATGTGGCCCGTTTAAAACATAGAACCTGCAGCGTTTTATGAAATTAAACAGTGTTGGGAGGCAACTGAAAAACGCttttgtctctcctctctgtttataGTACAGTTACATAACAAGGACACCACTTAAAATAATTCAGTAAAGACCTATGAACTGTAATGGTAATAATTGATCAGAAAATCAGGGTAATCATTatataaaatctaaatttgCAAATTCATAGTTTTgatcaaataaacacatgatAGATATAACACAaagggattattattattatgttataatAGATTATAACTGCTAAAATAATTATGTAGTATTTTTGGGGGGTATTTTATAGCCTTCAATAGACAGAGTAACGAGATGAGAGTAGAcaagagatagacagagagagacgtcCAAATGTTCCTCAGATAATATCAGATACATTGGGTTCATGTTTTGCTCAGTTAGTGACCAAAGGTTGTACTCTACTTTTcacgatgcattgtgggaaacaagaAGTCTACTGTTTACGGTATAACAAATTTCGCTAAACATTCGGACACCACCACAAAATGACAAACTCACTATACTGGTGAGTGGTTTAAAATAATGGAACTGAACATAATCTTATCTGCAATCTGTAAATACAACAGTCTCCATTGATTTAAGCAAATAATTAACCATTAAATCTGAACCCTAAACAAGGTTTTATAACCAGGAAGTCAGCTGTATTTCATGGACAAGACATGGACTTTatgtgctttaaaaaaagaagaattagCAAGATAATTTGCGTTAATTTTGTGGATGGATAGAAACAAATATAAGTGTATGAGAAATTATTATATACCATTAGATAACATTGCTATAATGAAAAATTATCAaggacagaaaatgtatttctacatctatttttctatcattttttaTGTATTCATACCAATGTCATGATGAATGAGACTGATGAAAATATATGAGGTAATTAATgggataatgaaaataattttattCAAAAAATTACTTCTGCTTTCTCCAATTGTGATGTCGAAAAGaaaatatgtcacaaacatacATGTCATTGAACTTGTGCTCAAAATTAGGCACAGACCTGTTGTCTTGGCAACATGACAGAATCTTATTACCCACTAAACACCCACTTCGACATTGGTTTGAGCAATCATGCTGCACACTTGTATTAAAGCTGGGGTAGAAAGCAACCAAGGCTCCAGAGACACTGCAGGACTCCGGGCTGTTCACTGTGGTGCAGGTTATTAGACTCTGACAGATAGATGGTGGaggcaggagagggggggggctgtgaggAGGGGAAGTTCAGACCTAATCTGAACTCCAGGAGGACTGAGAGACCCGACTGCgtcacaaaaacattttcatccaTTTCCTTGACAACGGCAGGGCCACATACACGTCAGAACACTTCAGCTGATCGCTTTCTTGCCTCTGAAGAGGAGCTGATTAATGGAGATGATGAGACTGTGACTGTCTGTGAGCGAACATCccagaggacgaagaggaattGAAATAAAGACAGTGAAGCACTTTGACACAACCACTGTCACGACAATTATGTTGtgtaaaacaatgttttatcaCATTTACAAGCTTGTTTActgtaaatacaataaaatttgaaaaaaaatacatacatttcaatgaaattagtctgaagttcaaattatgcaCGTCTGCTCGATCATaatggtttaaaaataaatatacacatttatactTTTACTATAGCCtctaattagttaattttttctcATTAATCAGTTGATTAATCACCTTTTCTGTCACTTTGAATGTTTTCTAGTCAGTTCTACTATTTATCTGTCATTTTACCGTTTAATAGACCCTGCTTTTGTGTTCGGAGATGGCCCCCTTATAAAACCCCTTTATAAAAGATCAagacttttatttggatctgcaccagataACATTATCAGTCCTTTACACAAGCAGATTTCTTTCTTCAGGATCCTTGAATAATTCTCTGAGAAGTcaatgaaaatgtggaaaaacatgaTTAAAAGATTCAATGagctcttccctgacccataccacatttTCCCAACAAGTTCTGTGATGATCCAGTGAGTAGATtatgagtaatcctgctgactagCGAACAAACGGACAATGATGAAAACACAATCTCCTCGGCGGAGGTAAAAACAAATTCGTTTGAATGGACACCCCTGGTTGGAGGAAAGAGCGAGGGAAAAAGGATGCATTTGAACAGTTTACAGCTTAAAATAAAACGTTATTTTCCGACATCATTTAGAATCAACAGGATAAACGTTGCAGGAACACTGGCACGGCCATTTCACAGGTCGTAAAAGAACAACGGCAGAGGGAACTAAAGCTGCTCTTTGTTGGTGGGTCGTCAAATCACAACGAGTGCAGACCAGTGGCACTAGGAGACAGTGAATGAAGCCGCTACAACTCTACTATCTGGCCTCAtgagtgtttttttactttaaaagcagaaaaacaacaacacagtgtcTTGAATTCCAAGTGGACTCTGTTAATAGAGGTTAAACGACTCTAAGTCTGGCAGAGGTTTGTTGATATAAAAGGCTCAGCGTTGACGGATTGATGGCACGGTTGCATCATTGTGGTGACACTAATCGTCTGGGCCCTCTGGATTTTTCAGACAATCAGGGCCGTTGCCTCAGATCTGGTCACTGAGGGAATATGTCTGGAAGAATAAACATTCACgtacagcgaggaggaggaaggcgggtgcaggcctcctcctccttctcctcctcctcctcctcctcctcctcctcctcctcctcctcctcctcctcctcctcctcctcctcctcctcctcctcctcctcctcctcctcctcctccctgccagAGGACGGCCAAGTCAAACAGCTGATTCATGTGTCCACTAGGAGAGCATCTCATTTGAGGGACTTACAAGGGAGTAGAGGTGTCGAGCAGAATCTTaacaccgctgctgctgctgcacccgaAACTGAACTCAGGCCAAAACAACATGGCTGCCAGCTAAGATTGACCGAGCGCCACTCAACGCTCGCTTTGTGCTCTGGCATTTTACACCCAGAGTCCCGCAGTGTGAACTTCACCACCTCTCATCCCTCAGCCCCGCTGAAGGCTGAATGTACATGGCCACATACCAAATTGAATCCCGACCAATGAGCCGGTAATACTGCCTCGCCTCTGTCACGACATCAAGGGCGTGTTTTCCTGGACAGGCTGAAAAAGAACTGTGGGGAAGGCTTTAATCTGGAATAGTAGCTCTTGGTTTGAACACTGgctcactgaaacacacactgaaacaaacGTTAGTCACTTATCAGGCCTGTACTGTTCAGGTCTGCCCCTGTTTAAGACTTTGTGGACTTATTTATTTGAACTTAAACTTGGTTTTCTTTGGATTTCATTGGGATTTGGGAAGTTTTGGTTGGACTTTGTacttatttcctgttttaattctttcctcatgtgtgttttgctttttaattcATGTCTTTCCTCCTGTTTGATGCTTCTATAGCTTTGTCTTAATTCAAGGGCTGCGTCCTTCAGAGGACGTGTTCTGCCCGGTCCACAAAGACCGCTTCTTTGTGGCCAAATTGAGATGATCCGGTCCACGGAGAATTTGCCTGATCGGTGTCACCATCCCATCACGCCATTAAAGCTGTAGCTTAGCACCAGAGCTGAACATGGACACGGCAACACAGTTTAAATGAACCTCAGTGTAAGTTCAGTCAGGAAGACTTAACCTGCTTATTGATCAGCTGATAGTGGGCGTTCCTAAAAGGCCAATCAGATCTGCCACAGTCTCTTCCAAGCAACCATTCTGCTGAATGTCAAACTTTAAatcccttctccctccttcagCTGTCATTCAGTGACGCACAACAACCacctccaccccaatctcctccagtcttcagCAGAATCATCATCACCTCATCCAGATCCTCGACCTCAACAAGCATTGGCAGCTGATCATGGATCACGTTCCAGACATAGTGTCAGTTGATCATGAAAATGGATTGTGGATGATGGCTCCATCTGatcatggtggcagctgatcacAGACTAATTTCAACCAAACTGCCTGATAAAATAAACCTATTATAgcggcatctattgcacttctgtccgtcctgggagagggatcctcacatgtgctCTCTCTGAAGTTTACCCTGTTGTTTGTTTCAGGTagttttttcttgttctttgttgagggttaaggggcAGAgtatgttgcaccttgttaagaaCTGTGGGGCAatgtttgtgaatatgggccatCCAAACAAATTTGACTGACTGATTTAACCTAGACCCCGGGTCAATTCCTGTTCTACGCTCTGCTTCAGCCCTTTCTAATCCTGATGATATCACACAGGGGTCTAAAATGCCAAAGACAACAACATTCACATCACTTCTGTGTACTTGTCAAATAAAAATTGTTAAATAGGGAttcaagtctctcctgatttaACGACCCATTGTGCACCGTTAGCTGATCGGTTGAGTTGAAGCGTGATACCCAGTCTTCCTGGTCAGTCCGTCTGTTTAGTGTTCAATTCCCTGTTGGTTCATGTCCATGTTCCTGAGCTCCACAGGGTGATTTTCTGCACGTACTATATATTTTTGGATTCTTGAGTTTCCTCATTTCAGCCACACTGCAATCAGAGTCTGTATGCTCTGTTCAAACACTTGTGTCTGCCTTGTCTAGTGCCTGTAAATTGGCTACAATGACTCCTCAACCTAACATGTACCAAACTGAACAAGAAGCACGTGTGTTAGTCATtagagagagaggtttctggCTGGTGGTGCTCTGTAATCATCACCAAAATTATCCATGTGCTTCATTACAAAACCAAAAAAGTCATATAAAGGCTCCATATAATCTTGGTCCACCCAAACTTGTCCGTTGGGGCTGAACACATAACAGTTTAATCACTTTTCTTATGGTGATGTCTTGTAATTTTCAGCATCGTTGAACCTGAGCAGAGGTCTAATGAACCAGAATAATTCAAATCACTGTTACCTTGCTCCAGAGCACCTCATCAGTTGAATTAATTtatatgtataatttattttagaCCCTTTTCATGCCAGCCAGTTTGACATGAAATCGTGTAGTAAATTCAGATTTCGTTTAAGATGTattcaagcaacaaaatatgcattgagttttttaaaaaatgtttaagtttttttcaaacattttataatTGTCCCACTTTATGAAATATGATTGATAAAGGGTGATAGTGGGTGTGCCACCGgggtctcccacacacagccagagacaaacatgTTGCTTTTCAGCATCATTTATTGCAGAAcatcaaacataaaaacataaactcaacacaacttaaCTTGCCAGCACTTTCTGCTGGCGTcaagcttctcttctcttctcttctcttctcttctcttctcttctcttctcttctcttctcttctcttctcttctcttctcttctcttctcttctcagatCAGTAGATCACAGAACAGTCTGTCCTGTGTGCAGCCATTGAAACATGTGGAGCCGCCTCAAGGTTCTGCTCTGTTTAGCTCAAGCCTAAATGAATGTAATTAGCAATACCTTTGTTTACCTCGTATTTTTTAGTGGACGCTTCATAATATAAACTTGTTTTAGTCTCTGCACCCACTGGTTGATGGTTTTATGTCCTTCCAGTTTACAGTTATCATTTTTTTGGCAGTCAAGAAAAGTCTCCGTAATATGTATCCAATATATATCTAAAGGAACGTAGACTTTCCATTTCTTCTTTGACACCTCTCCAAAATTCTTGGATTTCTGGGCAATCCCAGAAAGTATGTGTGTGGTCCCCTATCTTCCCATGAAAAaggtatattattatataatataataaacgaTCATTTGTGGTAATATGCTTTCACTATTGTCTAAAGCTGAGCTTGTTCCCTGTTTGGGAAACTGAAGTTGAATTGCATATATTATATTGTACAACAGAGCTTGCCCCAATCACATGATACAACTTATAACCTTCATCTTCAAGCAGGGGGCACCCAGATTTGAACTGGGGACCTCttgatctgcagtcaaatgctctaccactgagctatacCCCCTGTTGGTATGGATAGACCCTAGTGGATAACTCAAAAACGCATGAATGTGTTCAAACTTTGCTTGATgaatatctgtctctctctagaGGGAGGAGAACTTGGGTCACAATCTCTCTCCCGCCTCCAACTAGTTCAGAACGCAGCAGCTCGGCTTCTGAACCTGATCCTTGCCTCTCTCAATTGGCTCCGTGCTAGTTTTAGAATTGATTTCAAGGTTTTACTGATCACTTTCAAAGCACGCCGTGGTCTGGCTCCAAGCTACATCACAGAATCGCTGACCCATTATGTGCCTGCACACAGCCTTAGATCCTCAGGCGTATCCTGTTGGATGTTTCAAAGTGGAGGCTGAAAGCTAAAGGTTTTAGTCATCAGGGCCCCTCAGCTTTGAAACATCCTACCTGATGAAAGTGATCACAACAAGGATACTAACCACCCGGCTGAATGTTCGGGTGGTACTGAAGCAGCAAGGCCTCCTGGGAATGAGCTGTGTGGAAAATCAGGGGGGGCTTAACTGGGACAGACTGGACGGCTAAATGACTCAGCACCACCAGGTCCAAACAGAGCGCTGCCACAAAGAGGGCCGGGGGAGAGCTGGTTCAGGCTCAAAGCTCCAGTCTGCCTGTCAGCAGGAATCCTGGGGCCCTgaatacaccacacacacacacatttatctgcaaaccacacaaacacgtcAACTCAAAGGCACAgcactcagacacaaacacatgtaataATGATGGCACACTTATTACCAATAAATCTTTGATTATGATATATGCCGGGAATTAGACGGCGTCAACAGTCATGTCAGCTGCTCTGAGGTCAGTGCTATCATCACCCTGTTGTTATCAGGGATATTTACTATCTTAAACACTAACTATCTTTAGCTAATGTGCTCACATTTGTTATTAAGGATGATATATAAAGATCACCTGAGGCTGGAAATGCTATTAGATTTAACTAGTTAATTCATGGAggtaataaaaaaactaaaatcaaccAATCTCTGTGTCGCACCATTTCAAGAAAAAGGCCCTTTGTTTCACACAATGTTTTCTCATCTCGCAGCCCGACACGGTCGCAGAGCAGAAACTCCTGAGCCTCCTGTTTTCATCACAAGTCGAGCACAAAGACCCGaatgagaggaagaaagaaaatgagggagaaagaggaaagaggagaaatggATGCATCAATCAAGTGGCTTCCCGGTGCCAACAATGAGCTCAGTCTCCTGCGTGCTTTCATTTACTGGACTCACTGAGTCTGGACAAGGCACAACTGTCTTCCGATGCATGTAGACAAACCAACGAACTACAGTTACCGGTTGTATGCCTCCATCAATCACAGCATTTTCAGTCTACATACATTTTTCTATATCATGAGAAATGTCCTAAAGCCAGACTTGAGATATCTTGTTCAAGATGttcaaatacatgttttgtgaggtcacagtgacctttgcccccaaatcaaatcagttttcaaacatgcactggactccacAAGTGCATATTAGTGCCAAAATTAAAGCATTCTCTCGAGGCGTTtctatgacctttgaccaccaaactAATATCACGTCTTATTTGAGTCCAATCGTACATTCACACTAACTTTGAAAGGATTCCTCAAAGAGTTCCTGAGACATTGCGTTCATAAGGCAGAGAAACGCTGTTTTATGTGGTCACAAAgattttgacctttgacaaccaaaatcaaatcagttcaccCTCGAGTTCAACTGAACCAAATTTGGAGAAATTCCCTCTGGGCGCGTTCTTGAAATATTGTCTCCACAAGAATGGGACGGACGTACAATAACATAAAGCCTCCGATCGCTGGCTGTCGTCAGCACAGAcgcataaaaacaacaaacagtatttaaaaaaaatctttatttgttttgtagAGAGGCCATGacaaatacatatacatatgtatatttatacatacatGTCATTAAAGATACTATTCTTTTCTTGctgtaaaataaatttgatACATTAGACTTTGCACTGCAAGTCCTGTCA encodes:
- the gfap gene encoding glial fibrillary acidic protein; the encoded protein is MESQRIQSSYRKRYGPQGSGSTAPRIGSLSSNRFSWHGSPRNLTHYTPVSRISLGSTNPALFLGSPADRLDFPAESLMKAQFKETRTNEKLEMMGLNDRFASFIEKVRQLEQQNKVLVVELNQVKGKEPSHLGDIYQEELRELRRQVDGLTNGKARLEIERDNLAADVGTLKQRLQDEIGLRQDAENNLNAFRQDVDEASLNRVQLERKIDALQDEINFLKKIHDEEIRDIQEQIMSQQVHVDLDVSKPDLTAALRDIRGQYETMASSNMQETEDWYRSKFADLTDAATRNAEALRQAKQEANEYRRQVQVVTCDMEALRGANDSLERQLREMEDRFAMETSGYQDTVNRMEEEIHALKDEMARHLQEYQDLLNVKLALDIEIATYRKLLEGEEGRITIPIQSFSNTQFRETNLDTKTHETPVKRSILVRTVETRDGEIIKDSTSEHKDLS